A section of the Telopea speciosissima isolate NSW1024214 ecotype Mountain lineage chromosome 3, Tspe_v1, whole genome shotgun sequence genome encodes:
- the LOC122655438 gene encoding transcription repressor OFP8-like, giving the protein MGKIKSKETKQKNNQRSMNNKSRFHFDSSSGENDSGWFSTEQSGDETEKILSSKSLSSDSSEIYRRKAAEVRRRRNSEMSHGPFDSGGKLQERIAVVKRPSDPYNDFRTSMVEMIVEKELFAEEDLEKLLQCFLCLNSSHYHKVIIEVFKEVWDTLFSN; this is encoded by the coding sequence atgggaaaaattaaGTCAAAGGAAACGAAGCAGAAGAATAATCAGAGATCTATGAACAACAAATCAAGATTTCATTTTGATTCTTCATCAGGAGAAAATGATAGTGGGTGGTTCAGTACTGAACAATCTGGAGACGAGACAGAAAAGATTTTATCTTCAAAGAGTTTATCTTCTGATTCTTCTGAGATTTACCGCCGGAAAGCAGCTGAAGTTCGCCGGAGAAGGAATTCTGAAATGAGTCATGGCCCGTTTGATTCAGGGGGCAAATTACAAGAAAGGATCGCTGTGGTGAAGCGGCCTAGTGATCCGTATAATGATTTCAGGACATCAATGGTGGAAATGATTGTAGAGAAGGAGTTATTTGCAGAAGAGGATCTGGAGAAGCTTTTACAGTGTTTTCTGTGTTTGAATTCCTCTCATTATCATAAAGTTATTATTGAGGTATTTAAGGAAGTATGGGATACTCTGTTCTCTAATTGA
- the LOC122655439 gene encoding putative disease resistance protein RGA3, giving the protein MAAESILVSGAQQVLTSLIPVVTHEIGQAWGVKAELKKLETTLTTIRDVLKDAENQQVEKEAVKNWLRRLKSVAYDADDVLDEFNYEALRRKMEIQNRGKMGKVRNFFSRSNPFAFRLKMAHKLKDINEVLDGIRKDANDFNLRVRPEDSSSAHSTSSMMKNKTEDRQTTSVIDDSEVVGRADDKSVLVDMLVKTCTDQIISVFPIAGMGGLGKTTLAQLVFNDPLTKDHFDLRMWVCVSEPFEVPRLLKEITESAVADGTKFDVSNLDLTARKLQEKLVGKRFLLVLDDVWSDDGEKWDNLIKHLKSGSAGSKIIVTTRSNNVARMMTPNHTHYLGILSEKECWSLFHQRAFRNGGPQETPNLVEIGGRIVKKCGGVPLAVKVVGSLMHYKMEEGEWLSVEQGEFWNLPEDNSRRMMGIIKLSYDHLPSYLKCCFAYCSVFPKDYEFDIKMLTQLWMAEGFLGSKQMEDVGNEYFNSLLLNSFFQDVEKDKYGDIKRCKMHDLIHDLAQVVGKLEYSTMKPNNVENISDEVRGLSLFSDHEDTLIEIPKDLEKAKKLRTTLIFLQKKSLGWKSKYSVSNIDILMNFQSLRVLDVSSCWVKEVPPSIRKLKHLRYLDLSDNLIEVLPESITSLYNLQTLKLNSCYILRELPKEMRKMVSLRHLEFEGRWFEMPVEMGRLTNLQTITRFIVGKDGGRSLKQLKCLNNLRGELTISGLEDIVIIEEAREADLCGKHGIRSLRLWWGTESRRDNGNKMDDDVLEGLKPHPNLKSFWIQNFGGTKYPTWMAAAASTTGLTAYKNLIELKLENCHGLEHIPPMLGELPFLRDLVLEGMEKVKWTVAFPSLKELKLSEMLNLVEWLEVLPSFPSLEKLWLYSCPELKIMPSRFPSLKTLRFLDTNEMALIRSLSSNLISSVKDLEIKSCRELKSVPERLLQNNAHVLENMEFCACYKLETIFPSSQGGQEELEGSSPLPTPLDFPSLKRLVIVSCPLLKSLPDLRGMTSLRQLHLTGFKELKSVPEGLHRLTMLEILEIGDFSEKEEEGLQQLDYIKGEEDLQRLVSLRKLFLYGWPHHKNLRDQLKHLTNLIYVRMIS; this is encoded by the exons ATGGCTGCTGAATCGATTCTTGTCTCCGGAGCACAACAAGTCTTGACGAGTTTGATCCCTGTTGTTACCCATGAAATCGGTCAAGCATGGGGTGTGAAGGCAGAGTTGAAAAAGCTGGAGACTACCTTGACCACCATTCGAGATGTACTCAAGGATGCCGAGAACCAGCAAGTAGAGAAGGAGGCTGTGAAAAACTGGTTGAGGAGGCTCAAAAGTGTTGCTTATGATGCAGATGATGTGCTTGATGAGTTCAACTATGAAGCTTTAAGACGTAAAATGGAGATCCAAAACCGAGGAAAGATGGGAAAGGTACGCAACTTCTTCTCACGCTCCAATCCCTTTGCGTTTCGTCTTAAAATGGCCCATAAGCTTAAGGACATCAATGAAGTGTTAGATGGAATCAGAAAGGATGCAAATGACTTCAACCTTAGAGTACGACCGGAGGACTCATCATCAGCTCATTCCACATCATCCATGATGAAGAACAAAACAGAGGACAGGCAAACCACCTCTGTTATAGATGATTCGGAAGTGGTTGGAAGGGCAGATGACAAATCAGTATTAGTGGATATGCTGGTTAAAACTTGCACTGATCAAATCATTTCGGTCTTCCCCATTGCAGGAATGGGGGGACTTGGGAAGACCACTCTCGCTCAATTGGTCTTCAATGATCCATTGACGAAGGACCATTTTGATTTAAGAATGTGGGTATGTGTTTCTGAACCATTTGAAGTCCCCAGACTTTTAAAAGAAATCACAGAATCAGCTGTTGCTGATGGAACTAAATTTGATGTATCAAACTTAGATCTCACAGCACGTAAGCTCCAAGAGAAGTTGGTGGGTAAACGGTTTTTACTAGTACTAGATGATGTTTGGAGCGACGATGGTGAAAAATGGGATAACTTGATAAAGCACTTAaaatctggcagtgcaggtagCAAGATTATTGTGACTACACGTAGCAATAATGTTGCAAGGATGATGACTCCAAATCACACTCATTATTTGGGAATATTATCAGAAAAAGAATGTTGGTCTTTGTTTCATCAAAGAGCATTTAGAAATGGAGGGCCACAAGAAACCCCAAACCTGGTGGAAATTGGAGGGAGAATTGTAAAAAAGTGTGGAGGAGTGCCTTTAGCAGTGAAGGTCGTAGGAAGCTTAATGcactacaaaatggaagaaggtGAATGGTTGTCTGTGGAACAAGGTGAATTTTGGAATTTACCAGAAGATAATAGTAGAAGAATGATGGGGATTATAAAGTTGAGTTACGATCATCTGCCGTCATATTTGAAATGTTGTTTTGCGTATTGTTCAGTATTCCCCAAGGATTATGAATTTGATATAAAAATGTTGACACAATTATGGATGGCTGAGGGATTCCTTGGAAGCAAACAAATGGAGGATGTCGGCAATGAATATTTCAATAGCTTATTATtgaattctttctttcaagatgTGGAGAAGGACAAATACGGAGATATAAAGAGATGCAAGATGCATGATCTTATACATGATCTTGCACAAGTTGTCGGAAAGCTTGAATATTCCACCATGAAGCCCAATAATGTGGAAAATATTTCTGATGAAGTTCGTGGTTTGTCACTTTTTTCAGATCATGAGGACACATTAATTGAAATTCCAAAAGACTTGGAAAAGGCAAAGAAATTGCGGACAACATTAATATTTCTCCAAAAGAAGTCTTTGGGATGGAAAAGTAAATACTCTGTCTCaaatattgatattttgatgaACTTCCAGAGCTTGCGTGTGTTGGATGTATCAAGTTGTTGGGTGAAGGAGGTGCCAccttcaataagaaaattgaAACATTTAAGGTACCTTGACCTCTCAGATAATCTGATTGAAGTGTTGCCGGAGTCTATCACTAGCCTCTACAATTTACAGACGTTAAAACTCAACAGTTGCTATATACTCCGAGAGCTTCCCAAGGAAATGAGAAAGATGGTTAGCCTGAGACATTTGGAATTTGAGGGCAGATGGTTTGAGATGCCAGTTGAGATGGGGAGATTGACTAATCTTCAAACAATAACAAGATTTATTGTAGGCAAAGATGGAGGACGCAGTCTTAAACAGCTCAAGTGCTTGAATAATCTCAGAGGAGAACTAACCATAAGTGGTCTGGAGGATATTGTAATCATAGAGGAAGCCAGGGAGGCAGATTTGTGTGGGAAGCATGGTATTCGTTCTCTACGATTATGGTGGGGTACTGAAAGTAGACGTGACAATGGCAACAAAATGGATGATGATGTGTTAGAAGGCCTAAAACCTCATCCAAACTTGAAAAGTTTTTGGATCCAAAACTTTGGCGGTACAAAATACCCTACATGGATGGCAGCAGCTGCAAGTACTACTGGTTTGACAGCATACAAAAATTTGATTGAGCTCAAACTAGAAAATTGCCATGGATTGGAACATATCCCACCCATGCTTGGGGAGCTACCCTTTCTTAGGGATCTTGTATTAGAGGGAATGGAAAAGGTGAAAT ggacGGTTGCATTTCCATCGCTTAAGGAGCTAAAGCTATCTGAAATGTTAAATTTGGTTGAGTGGTTGGAAGTGTTGCCTTCATTTCCATCTCTTGAGAAATTGTGGCTCTACTCATGCCCTGAGCTGAAAATCATGCCAAGTCGATTCCCTTCCCTCAAAACCTTGCGGTTTTTGGATACAAATGAAATGGCACTTATAAGGTCATTGTCAAGCAACCTTATCTCTTCTGTCAAGGATCTTGAAATTAAATCCTGTAGAGAACTGAAGTCGGTTCCAGAGAGGTTGCTACAAAACAATGCACATGTTCTTGAGAACATGGAGTTCTGTGCATGCTACAAGCTTGAAACAATTTTTCCAAGTAGTCAAGGAGGACAAGAAGAGCTGGAGGGATCATCTCCCCTGCCCACACCCCTAGATTTTCCCTCTCTTAAAAGATTGGTAATAGTTAGTTGTCCACTATTAAAGTCTTTGCCAGACTTAAGGGGAATGACTTCTCTTCGACAGTTGCATTTGACTGGCTTTAAGGAATTGAAGTCAGTACCAGAGGGGTTGCACCGGCTCACCATGCTTGAGATTTTAGAAATTGGTGATTTTtcagagaaggaggaggaggggctGCAGCAGCTGgattacataaaaggagaagaggatcTCCAACGCCTTGTCTCCCTTCGAAAACTATTTCTTTACGGATGGCCTCACCACAAGAATCTCCGAGATCAACTTAAGCACCTCACCAATTTAATATATGTGAGGATGATAAGTTGA